A window of Longispora fulva contains these coding sequences:
- the nudC gene encoding NAD(+) diphosphatase — protein sequence MIDRSEFRRTDPEWLAEAWGRARVFAVHGGRVSAMSDTPSGLPGGGLASADAAARLFLGVDGEGTPYFAVMSEVPDMTLLREVLLDPPSDLFVELALAAVALANWHESHLFHPRTGHPTRPVHAGWVQQTEAGDLTWPRTNPAVLVLIHDGVTGDNGRILLSRNVARPGNVRSVTAGFVSPGESLEGTVARESFEELGVVVSDIRYVASEGWPFADELMVGFTALADPDQPLVLDPAEIAEAEWRTRAELRSSDVLLPARISISRMMIDNWLAGKLP from the coding sequence ATGATCGACCGTTCGGAGTTCCGGCGCACCGACCCTGAGTGGTTAGCGGAGGCCTGGGGTCGCGCCCGGGTCTTCGCGGTACACGGCGGCCGGGTGTCGGCGATGTCCGACACCCCCTCGGGGTTGCCGGGCGGTGGGCTGGCGTCGGCGGACGCCGCGGCGCGGCTGTTCCTCGGTGTCGACGGGGAGGGCACGCCCTACTTCGCCGTGATGTCCGAGGTGCCGGACATGACCCTGCTCCGCGAGGTGCTCCTCGACCCGCCGTCGGACCTCTTCGTCGAGCTGGCCCTGGCAGCCGTCGCCCTGGCCAACTGGCACGAGAGCCACCTGTTCCACCCCCGCACCGGCCACCCGACCCGGCCGGTGCACGCCGGCTGGGTACAGCAGACCGAGGCCGGCGACCTGACCTGGCCCCGGACCAACCCGGCCGTCCTGGTGCTCATCCACGACGGGGTCACGGGCGACAACGGCCGCATCCTGCTGTCGCGCAACGTGGCACGCCCGGGGAACGTCCGCTCGGTCACCGCCGGGTTCGTCTCCCCGGGCGAGAGCCTGGAGGGCACCGTGGCCCGGGAGTCCTTCGAGGAGCTGGGCGTCGTGGTCTCCGACATCCGGTACGTGGCGAGCGAGGGCTGGCCCTTCGCCGACGAGCTGATGGTGGGCTTCACGGCCCTGGCGGATCCGGACCAGCCACTCGTGCTGGACCCGGCGGAGATCGCGGAGGCGGAATGGCGCACCCGGGCCGAACTGCGGTCCAGTGACGTGCTGCTGCCGGCCCGGATCTCGATCTCCCGGATGATGATCGACAACTGGCTGGCCGGCAAACTCCCCTGA